The genomic interval CGAGGCGAAGCTCGATCGCGGCCGTGGGCCGGTGGCGACGGTGCTGGTGCAAAACGGCACGCTCAAAGTCGGCGACATCGTGATCGCCGGCACGACGTATGGCCGCGTCCGGGCGATGGTGAACGAGAACGGCCGGCGCCTGAAAGCCGCGCCGCCGTCGACGCCCGTGGAGATCCAGGGGCTCAACGGCGTGCCGCAGGCGGGCGACCTGTTTGTGGTGTACGATGACGAGAAGAGCGCCCGCGCCGTCGTGGAGCGGCGCCTCGAGCGCGAGCGGCAGCAGATGCAGGCCACCGCGCGTGTCACGCTGGACGATCTCTACCGCCAGATCAAGGAAGGCAACGTCGCCGAGTTGAACGTGATCGTGAAGGCGGACGTGCAGGGCTCGGTCGAAGCGCTGGTGCAGTCCATCGAGAAGATCAACGTCGAGGGCGTCCGGGTTCGCGTGATTCACAAGGGCGTCGGCGCCATCACGGAGTCCGACGTGCAGCTCGCCTCGGCGTCGAACGCCATCATCATTGGCTTCCACGTGCGCCCAGACGCGAACGCGCGGCGGGTCGCGGAGCAGCAGAAGATCGACATCCGCCTGTACCGCGTGATCTACGACGCCATTGCGGAAATCGAATCGGCCATGAAGGGTATGCTGGCGCCGGAGTACAAGGAGGTCATCGTCGGCCACGCGGAGGTGCGCGAGACGTTCAACATCTCGAAGGTCGGCACCGTCGCGGGATGCTATGTCACGGATGGGCGGATCCCGCGCGACGCGGACGTGCGCGTGGTGCGCGATGGCGTCGTGATTTACGAGGGCAAGCTGTCGTCCCTTCGCCGCTTTAAGGATGACGTGCGCGAGGTGGCGGCAGGCTACGAGTGCGGCATGACCATCGAGAAGTTCAACGACATCAAGGTGGGCGACGTGATCGAGGCGTTCACGATGGAACAGGTCGCGCGGGTGTGACAGCGAACGCCGTGGAGGTGCGTGAACGTTGACGCGGATTCGGGCACAGAAAGTGGCCGAACAGATGAAGAAGGAGCTCGCGGATATCCTTCAGCACGAGCTGAAGGATCCGCGGATTGGGTTTGTGACCATCACGCGCGTGGAGGTCTCGGGAGATCTCCAGCACGCCAAGATCTATGTGAGCGTGTACGGCCCCGAAGCGGAGAAGGAGGCCACGCTCGGCGTCCTGACGAAGGCGGCTGGGTTCATTCGAGGCGAGATCGCGCGCCGGTTGCACATGCGCATGGCGCCGGAGCTCGTGTTTCGGCTCGACGAGTCGGGCGAGTACAGCGAGCGCATTGAGCACGTGCTGAAGTCGCTGAAAGAGAATGAAGCGAACGATTGAGCGGCCGAGGGGAGTCAGGGGATGACGAGTTGGCAGCCCGAGCCACGGGACAAGGACGCGATCGCGCGCGCCGCAGAGGCGCTTCGCAGCCTGGATGACTGGCTGATTGTCACGCACGAGCGACCGGACGGGGATGCGCTGGGGAGCGCGCTTGCGGTGGCCCATATGCTGGATGCGCTCGGCAAGCGGTACGCGATCGCGGCCGGAGAGGCGTTGCCCCCGCGGTTCCGCTTCCTGCCCATGTACGATCGCATTCAATCGATCGACGATCTGGCCCCGCGCCAGTTCCGACACATCGTCGCGGTCGACTGTGCGGACGAACAGCGGTTTGCGCCCGTCGCGCCGCTCATCGCGAGCGATCGGTTTGTCGTGAACATCGATCACCACCAGACCAACCCCCGCTACGGCCGGGTGGCGTGCGTGGATCCGCTGGCGGCCGCGACCTGCGAGGTGTTGTATCACGTGGCGAGGGCGCTCGACGTGCCGCTCGCCGTCGATCTCGCCAAATGTCTGTACACCGGCATCCTCACGGACACGGGCGGCTTCAGCTACCCCAACACCACGCGCGAGGTGCACCAGATCGCCGCAGAACTGTTGGCGAGCGGCGTGCAGCCGTACGACATCGCCGAGCCCGCCCTGGAGGCGCGGACGCTCGAGCAGATGAGACTTCTGCAGATCGCGCTCCGGGACATGACCATCGCACCCGACGGGCGGTACGCGTTCATTCTCGTCAGCCAGGCGATGCTCGCGTCGTGCAATGCCAGCGAGGACGACGTCGAGGGCCTCGTCGGTTTCGCGCGATCCGTCGAGACCGTCGAGGTGGGCGTGCTGTTGCGGGAGCGACCGGACGGACTCGTCAAGGCGAGCCTCCGCTCGAAGCGGCGCGTGGACGTGGCGGCCATCGCGCAGCGGTTCGGCGGCGGCGGACACGCCCGCGCGGCCGGGTGCGTCCTCGAAGGCACGTTGGAGGAGGCGAAGCAGGCCGTGGAAGCGGCCGTGATCGCGGCCCTGAGGGAAGTGGATGAAGCGTGCAAGCGTTAGACGGTGTCCTGCTCATCGATAAACCCCAGGGGATGACGTCGCACGACGTGGTCAATCGCGTCCGCCGCAAGCTCGGCGTGCGGCGCGTTGGGCACGCGGGCACGCTCGACCCGATGGCGACGGGTCTCCTGATGATCTGTGTGGGCCGCGTCACCCGCCTCCTGGAGTACCTCGGCCAGGGCGACAAGGATTACAGCGGCACCGTGGTGTTCGGCGTCGGCACGGACACCGACGACGCGGAGGGCACGGTCGTGGCCCAGGCGTCGGCCGCGGGTCTGGATCTCGCCGCAGTGCGGCAGGCCGCGCTCCGGCTCACCGGCGAAATTCGCCAGCGGCCGCCTCAATACTCCGCGGTTCACATCGACGGCCGCCGGGCCTACGATCTCGCTCGCCAGGGCAAGAAGGTGGAGCTTCCAGAGCGGACCGTCCGCGTTCAAGCGTTCACCCTCGACGAGTTCCGTCACGAAGGCGAACTCGCCGTGGCCCGCTTTCACGTCCGCTGCTCCAAGGGCACTTACGTCCGGGCCCTGTGCCGCGATCTCGGCGCGCTGGTCGGCCTCCCCGCTCACATGCGCTCGCTGCGCCGGCTCGCCATCGGCAGCGCGCGCGTCGAGGACGCCATATCCCTCGACGACTGGATGGCCTCGGGTGACCCCGCTTCGCACCTGCGCGATCCGCTCCTGTACCTGGAAGGCCTGCCGATGTGGCAGCCCCCGCGCGAGGTGTTGGAGCGCCTCGCGAACGGCCAGACGGTCGAGGTGGGCGACCTGCTGTCGCTGTCGCCTGGCGATCTCGTCCTCGTGATTGACGCCGGCGCCGTGGCCGCCGTCGGCGAAGTCGTCGATCACCAACCGGCCGCGGTGCGGCCGAAGAAGGTGTTTTGGAAGAGGGGATGAGTCCGTGAAATTCATCGTCATGGAGGGCCAGGCGCCCGCTTCGACCGCGCCGCAGGTCTTGGCCATCGGGAAGTTCGACGGCGTGCACTTGGGCCACCGCGCCATTTTGAACGCCGCGCGAGGGCTGTTGACTCCGGAGGAGTGGCTCGCCGTGATGAGCTTTGAACCGCACCCGACGTACGCGCTGACGGGCAACCCGGAGTACGCCAGGTGGCTCACCCCTCGCCGTGAACGCGTCCGGCTCTTCACCGAACTTGGCGTCGACGCGTTCTACGTCGCCCGCTTCGACCGCGCGTTTCAGCAGCTGGAGCCGGCGGCCTTCGTGGATGGGTATCTCGTGCCGCTTCGGGTGCGCCACGTCGTCGTGGGCCCCGATTTCCGCTTTGGACGGGGCGGGCAAGGGACGGTTGACGTTCTTCGCGACCTCGGGCGAGAGCGGGGCTTTGACGTGCAGGTGGTCCAGCCGGTGGAAGAGCACGGGCACAAAATCTCGAGTTCCCGCATTCGCGAGCATCTGCGCGAAGGGCGCGTCGAGGCAGCTCAGGCGCTGCTCGGCAGGCCGTACGTCGTCTCCGGCGAGGTCGTCCACGGGGACAAGCGCGGCCGAACCATCGGATTTCCAACGGCGAACCTGGGCGGCATCGACGCGTACGTCTTGCCGAAGGCCGGCGTGTACGCCGCGTTTGTCGAAGTGGAAGAAGCCCATCACACCTGTTCCGCCCACGCGTTCGGCGTGTTGAACGCGGGATACCGCCCGACGGTCGACGGCCGCGCGTTTCAGCTCGAGGTGCACCTGCTCGATTTCGACGGCGATCTGTACGGGAAGACGCTCCGCGTCTCGTTTCTCCGCCGGATCCGCGACGAGACGAAGTTTGAGAGTCTCGAAGCGTTGAAAGCTCAGATCGCCCGAGACTGCGAGGTGGCGCGGGCGCTCGTCGGCCTCTCCAGTGGGGCACAGGCGGAGCGACCGCTGTCCACCTGAGGGCGGGGAACGGAGGCCATGGGACACCATACCGTGTTCGTCTATGGCACGCTGCGCCGAGGTGAGCCCAATCGCATCGTCATGGAACCCCACTTGGTGCGCGATCTCGGCCGAGGCCGCATCCGCGGCGTCCTGTACGACTGGGGGGCGTATCCAGCTGCGACCCTCGACGAGGACGGCGTGATCGCCGGGGAATGGGTCGTCGTCACCGACGAGGGGCTTCTTGCTCTTGATGAGTTGGAAGACTACCCGGAGCTGTACACGCGAACCGTCGTATCGGATCTGGTGCGCGACCTTCGCGGCTGGGTGTACTGCATGCCCGCCGAGCGGGCGAGGCGCGGAGGGCCGCGCGTCTCGGGTGGAGACTGGGTCGCCCACGTGGCGAAGCGGCGCGGCCCTCGGTGATTGCGGCCCGCATCGCGGGGCATGGTCGACTGGCATTCGCATGGACACTGTGGTATAGTGTTGACCGTGTGCGCTACACGATGAACTGCACCGCGGATCAGGAACCTCCGGCCTGTTCTTCGATGCAGCGATTTCACGTTCAAGGAGGATCATCATGCTCGAAGCGGACAAGAAGAAGGAAATCATCGCGAAGTACCAGTTGCACGATCTCGACACGGGTTCGCCGGAAGTGCAGATTGCGCTTCTGACCGAGCGCATCAACTCCCTGACGGAGCACTTCCGCGTTCACAAGAAGGACCATCACTCGCGCCGCGGCCTTTACAAATTGATTGGTCGGCGCCGCAACCTGTTGAACTACCTGCGCGAGAAGGACATCAACCGGTACCGGCAGTTGATTGAATCCCTCGGATTGCGCCACTGAGACGAGGCGGGCTTCGGCCCGCTTCTTTTGCATGTGTGGTGGAACCCCCGTTTGTACATAGGATGGCACGCGGCGTACGGCCGCTTGAGATGGTAGGAGGTTGGAGATCCATGGTGGTTCGCCATGAATTTGAAGTGGCGGGCCGGCGTTTTGTCCTGGAGACCGGGAAACTGGCTCGACAGGCGACGGCGGCGGTCCACGTTCAGTACGGTGAAACGGTGGTGTTGGCCACGGTCACCGCGTCCAAAGAGCCGAAGGAGCTCGACTTTTTCCCGCTCACCGTGAACTACGAAGAACGACTTTACGCGGTCGGGAAAATTCCCGGCGGCTTCATCAAGCGCGAGGGGCGGCCCAGCGAGCACGCGATTCTCGCGTCGCGCCTCATCGACCGGCCCATTCGGCCGCTGTTTCCTGAAGGATTCCGCAACGACGTGCAGATCGTCGATCTCGTCCTCTCCGTCGATCAGGACTGCGCGCCGGAGATCGCGGCGATGATCGGCACGTCGGCGTCGCTCACCATCTCGGACATTCCCTTCAACGGGCCCATCGGGGGCGTGATCGTGGGACTCGTGGACGGCCAATTCGTCATCAACCCCACGGTCGAACAGTCCGAAAAGAGCGACCTTCATCTCGTCGTCGCGGGCACGAAAGACGCCATCGTGATGGTGGAGGCGGGGGCCAACCAGGTGCCGGAAGAGATTGTGCTCGAGGCCATCCTGTACGGTCACCAGGTCATCCAGACCATCTGCGACGAGATCAACGCGTTTGCCCAAAAGGTCGGCGTGAAGAAGCGCGAGGTGGAACTGCACAAGGTGGATCCGGAGCTGGAGGCCGCGGTGCGCGCGTACGCCACGGACAAGGTGAGCGCGGCGGTTCGCAATCCGGACAAGCTCGCGCGGGAAGAGGCGCTCGCGAACCTGAACGCGGAAGTCCTGGAGCACTTCAAGGAGACCTTCCCTGAGAAGGAGGCGGACATCGCCGAGGTCATGCACACCATCCTCAAGGAGCGGGTGCGCGAGGCCATTCTGCGCGAAGGCATCCGCCCAGACGGCCGGCGCCTCGACGAAATTCGCCCCATCTCGTGCGAGGTGGGCCTTTTGCCGAGGACGCACGGATCGGCGCTCTTCACGCGCGGCCAGACGCAGGCGTTGTCCGTGTGCACCCTGGGCTCGATGGGTGACGAGCAGCTGCTCGACGGCCTGGAGCTCGAGAAATCCAACCGATACATGCACCATTACAACTTCCCGCCGTTTAGCGTCGGCGAGGCGAAGCCTCTTCGGGCGCCGAGCCGACGGGACATCGGTCACGGGGCGCTCGGCGAGCGCGCGCTCGATCCCGTCATTCCCTCGCCCGAGGAGTTTCCGTACGCCATCCGCGTGGTCTCGGAGATCCTCGAGTCGAACGGTTCCACGTCCCAGGCGAGCATCTGCGGCAGCACCATGGCGCTCATGGACGCGGGCGTGCCCATCAAGGCGCCGGTGGCCGGGATCGCGATGGGACTCGTGAAGGAAGGCGATCAGGTCGCCATTCTGAGCGACATCCAGGGCATTGAGGATCACTTGGGCGACATGGATTTCAAAGTGGCCGGCACGGAGCGGGGCGTGACCGCGCTGCAGATGGACATCAAGATCAGCGGCATTGACCGGTCCATTCTCGAGCGCGCGCTGAAGCAGGCGCGCGAGGGGCGGATGTACATCCTGAGCAAGATGATGGAGGCCATTTCGGAGCCTCGCGCCGACCTCTCGAAGTTTGCGCCGAGGGTCATCACCGTGAAGATCCACCCGGATAAAATCCGCGACGTCATCGGCCCAGGTGGGCGCGTGATCAACAAGATCATCGAGGAGACGGGCGTCAAGATCGACATCGAGCAGGACGGCCGCGTCTACATTCACAGCACCGACGCCGAGCAGGCGAACCGGGCCCGGGAGATGGTGGAAAATATCGTTCGCGACGTGGAGGTCGGCGCCACGTACACGGGCAAGGTGACCCGCGTCGAGAAGTTCGGGGCGTTTGTCGAGATCCTGCCTGGAAAAGAGGGCCTTGTGCACATCTCGCAGCTCGACCTGAACCGCGTGGCGAAGGTGGAGGACGTCTGCCAGGTGGGCGACACGCTCACCGTGAAGGTCACCGAGATCGACAATCAGGGCCGAATCAACCTGTCGCGAAAAGAGGTGCTGAAGGCCATGCAGCCGCCGGCACCGCCCCAGCCGCCGCGTCCTTCGAGCGGCCCGGGGCGCGGTCCTCAGGGCGGACACGGGCGGCGCGATCACGGCCACAGCGCCGGTCCGAAGGCCGCGCCAAGAAGGACCAGCCCGTGATTGACCACCCGCTTGTGGAGGCATCCTAATCCGCGTGTGATGCGGATGGAGGGATGCCTGATGAAGCCAAGGCAGTTGGCTCTTGGTCTATGCGCCGGTGCGTGTGCCTGGATGTTCGGCGCCGGGCTCTGGATACGCGCGGACGCCCCGCCTCAACCCACGCCCGCCCCGTCGGAGCGCGTGTGGGAGGAGGTGAGCCGCGCGTGGGCGAATCCTCCCATCGATGCGCGGCGGGATCGCGTGTGGCACAACATCCCGGGCCTCTCCGGCTTTGCCCTCGATACGGCGGCGAGCGAGCGCGAGACGGCGCGATTCCACGACGGCGCGCTGCACCTCGTGTGGCGAACGGTGCCGCCGAGGGTACGGCTTCGCGATCTCCCGCCCGACGTGATCTATCGCGGCCCGGCGGAGGAAAAATCCGTCGCCCTCATGGTGAACGTGTCCTGGGGCGAGGCGTACGTGCCGAGGATGCTTCAAATCTTGCGGGACGCGCATGTGAAGGCGACGTTCTTTGTCGACGGCGCCTGGGCGAAGAAGTTTCCCGATCTCGTCCGCGCCATGGCGCAAGACGGGCACG from Alicyclobacillus acidocaldarius subsp. acidocaldarius DSM 446 carries:
- a CDS encoding polyribonucleotide nucleotidyltransferase; translation: MVVRHEFEVAGRRFVLETGKLARQATAAVHVQYGETVVLATVTASKEPKELDFFPLTVNYEERLYAVGKIPGGFIKREGRPSEHAILASRLIDRPIRPLFPEGFRNDVQIVDLVLSVDQDCAPEIAAMIGTSASLTISDIPFNGPIGGVIVGLVDGQFVINPTVEQSEKSDLHLVVAGTKDAIVMVEAGANQVPEEIVLEAILYGHQVIQTICDEINAFAQKVGVKKREVELHKVDPELEAAVRAYATDKVSAAVRNPDKLAREEALANLNAEVLEHFKETFPEKEADIAEVMHTILKERVREAILREGIRPDGRRLDEIRPISCEVGLLPRTHGSALFTRGQTQALSVCTLGSMGDEQLLDGLELEKSNRYMHHYNFPPFSVGEAKPLRAPSRRDIGHGALGERALDPVIPSPEEFPYAIRVVSEILESNGSTSQASICGSTMALMDAGVPIKAPVAGIAMGLVKEGDQVAILSDIQGIEDHLGDMDFKVAGTERGVTALQMDIKISGIDRSILERALKQAREGRMYILSKMMEAISEPRADLSKFAPRVITVKIHPDKIRDVIGPGGRVINKIIEETGVKIDIEQDGRVYIHSTDAEQANRAREMVENIVRDVEVGATYTGKVTRVEKFGAFVEILPGKEGLVHISQLDLNRVAKVEDVCQVGDTLTVKVTEIDNQGRINLSRKEVLKAMQPPAPPQPPRPSSGPGRGPQGGHGRRDHGHSAGPKAAPRRTSP
- the rpsO gene encoding 30S ribosomal protein S15 is translated as MLEADKKKEIIAKYQLHDLDTGSPEVQIALLTERINSLTEHFRVHKKDHHSRRGLYKLIGRRRNLLNYLREKDINRYRQLIESLGLRH
- a CDS encoding polysaccharide deacetylase family protein, encoding MKPRQLALGLCAGACAWMFGAGLWIRADAPPQPTPAPSERVWEEVSRAWANPPIDARRDRVWHNIPGLSGFALDTAASERETARFHDGALHLVWRTVPPRVRLRDLPPDVIYRGPAEEKSVALMVNVSWGEAYVPRMLQILRDAHVKATFFVDGAWAKKFPDLVRAMAQDGHAVESHGSGHPDFRRLNDAKLAAQIDETNRVLAAITGRAPRLIAPPAGSYDARLAPLAKSRGMYAILWTADTVDWKNPPPAAIVERVQRGAEPGALVLMHPTASTVEALPVMIRWLEARGYRMKTVEDVIDERPAVTPPTILARETIRL
- a CDS encoding bifunctional riboflavin kinase/FAD synthetase; translation: MKFIVMEGQAPASTAPQVLAIGKFDGVHLGHRAILNAARGLLTPEEWLAVMSFEPHPTYALTGNPEYARWLTPRRERVRLFTELGVDAFYVARFDRAFQQLEPAAFVDGYLVPLRVRHVVVGPDFRFGRGGQGTVDVLRDLGRERGFDVQVVQPVEEHGHKISSSRIREHLREGRVEAAQALLGRPYVVSGEVVHGDKRGRTIGFPTANLGGIDAYVLPKAGVYAAFVEVEEAHHTCSAHAFGVLNAGYRPTVDGRAFQLEVHLLDFDGDLYGKTLRVSFLRRIRDETKFESLEALKAQIARDCEVARALVGLSSGAQAERPLST
- a CDS encoding DHH family phosphoesterase yields the protein MTSWQPEPRDKDAIARAAEALRSLDDWLIVTHERPDGDALGSALAVAHMLDALGKRYAIAAGEALPPRFRFLPMYDRIQSIDDLAPRQFRHIVAVDCADEQRFAPVAPLIASDRFVVNIDHHQTNPRYGRVACVDPLAAATCEVLYHVARALDVPLAVDLAKCLYTGILTDTGGFSYPNTTREVHQIAAELLASGVQPYDIAEPALEARTLEQMRLLQIALRDMTIAPDGRYAFILVSQAMLASCNASEDDVEGLVGFARSVETVEVGVLLRERPDGLVKASLRSKRRVDVAAIAQRFGGGGHARAAGCVLEGTLEEAKQAVEAAVIAALREVDEACKR
- the rbfA gene encoding 30S ribosome-binding factor RbfA, with the translated sequence MTRIRAQKVAEQMKKELADILQHELKDPRIGFVTITRVEVSGDLQHAKIYVSVYGPEAEKEATLGVLTKAAGFIRGEIARRLHMRMAPELVFRLDESGEYSERIEHVLKSLKENEAND
- a CDS encoding gamma-glutamylcyclotransferase family protein, yielding MGHHTVFVYGTLRRGEPNRIVMEPHLVRDLGRGRIRGVLYDWGAYPAATLDEDGVIAGEWVVVTDEGLLALDELEDYPELYTRTVVSDLVRDLRGWVYCMPAERARRGGPRVSGGDWVAHVAKRRGPR
- the truB gene encoding tRNA pseudouridine(55) synthase TruB, giving the protein MQALDGVLLIDKPQGMTSHDVVNRVRRKLGVRRVGHAGTLDPMATGLLMICVGRVTRLLEYLGQGDKDYSGTVVFGVGTDTDDAEGTVVAQASAAGLDLAAVRQAALRLTGEIRQRPPQYSAVHIDGRRAYDLARQGKKVELPERTVRVQAFTLDEFRHEGELAVARFHVRCSKGTYVRALCRDLGALVGLPAHMRSLRRLAIGSARVEDAISLDDWMASGDPASHLRDPLLYLEGLPMWQPPREVLERLANGQTVEVGDLLSLSPGDLVLVIDAGAVAAVGEVVDHQPAAVRPKKVFWKRG